In Rubidibacter lacunae KORDI 51-2, a genomic segment contains:
- a CDS encoding IMS domain-containing protein: MYIPLDYYRVLGVPPQASPEQIDRAYRDRSCQQLRPEYGAEAIAARQQLLEVARSVLSDPERRAGYDASFLLTPQTPTTSQELVDPTDEAVVADEPTDEANAPLADVDVVQPQLEIEEAQLAGALPILLEHGEYDCVCALVEPRLSGNPNAVVNRVDLVLALALAYRELGREHWQSGQYVQAATTEQRGYDLLVCETLFPHLQSELLGELHVLRPYRILELLGRKDRQATDTNEALDLLQAMLTDRGGIEGRAEDRSGLTTDAFLGFIQQLREHLTAAEQQEFFAEEARRPSPAAMYLTACAAIARGFADGQPELVLEAQTWLHRLDRYQDVCLERAIASLLLGHGDAAIAALTGSREAAAIATIRQHSEGAQDLLPGLCYYTEYWLRTELFHCFRDLRGQSMSLQDYFTDARVERVLETVQPVAEPQSSILVESYALGARARYGGAQSAAVTAGTARVSARVATLERPVARVAGGGYLPANPTGVSRPDGRSRRMRRAPLARPSGMPVAVTPRGSNNDDGQDAQDRPTPQLGRQRLTKQTVIRRRLLVLGAAGLASVGVISLLAMGAWHVVRQVFARGPALDGAQLQIALDRPPLPLPPPAAELPVDTGVLGSDAARMVIQTWLTSKSSALGSERDLAALNQALVDPMLSEWQARAQSFANEGAYQEFQHGIEPGSVRIVVQNSDRAQIEAVVKEAANYFRNGQRVAAQSYNDELRVRYDVVRSGGSWRIRDVTEVTVLE, encoded by the coding sequence GTGTACATTCCGCTCGACTATTACCGAGTTTTGGGCGTTCCGCCGCAAGCGAGCCCAGAACAAATCGATCGTGCTTACCGCGATCGCTCCTGTCAGCAACTGCGTCCTGAATACGGTGCCGAGGCAATTGCCGCTCGCCAACAGTTGCTTGAGGTGGCTCGGAGCGTCCTGAGCGATCCAGAACGACGCGCCGGTTACGATGCTAGCTTTCTCCTGACGCCTCAGACTCCAACCACGTCACAGGAACTTGTTGACCCAACTGATGAGGCTGTTGTTGCGGACGAACCAACGGATGAAGCAAATGCGCCGTTAGCGGACGTGGATGTCGTTCAACCTCAACTTGAAATCGAAGAAGCACAGCTGGCAGGCGCGCTCCCGATCCTACTCGAGCACGGCGAGTACGATTGTGTTTGTGCGTTGGTCGAGCCGCGTTTGTCCGGCAATCCTAACGCCGTAGTCAATCGGGTGGATTTGGTGCTCGCGCTGGCGCTGGCATACCGGGAACTTGGGCGCGAGCATTGGCAGAGCGGGCAGTACGTGCAGGCTGCCACAACCGAGCAGCGAGGCTATGACCTACTGGTCTGCGAAACACTCTTCCCCCATCTCCAGTCCGAGCTGCTTGGGGAGCTTCACGTGCTGCGACCTTACCGAATTCTCGAATTGCTCGGCCGGAAGGACAGGCAAGCAACCGACACGAACGAGGCTTTGGACTTGTTGCAGGCGATGCTAACCGATCGCGGCGGGATTGAAGGACGTGCAGAAGATCGCTCGGGGTTGACAACTGATGCCTTCTTAGGTTTTATTCAGCAGTTGCGCGAGCATCTGACCGCAGCCGAGCAGCAAGAATTTTTCGCGGAAGAAGCGCGTCGACCGTCACCAGCAGCGATGTATCTTACTGCCTGTGCGGCGATCGCTCGGGGCTTTGCCGACGGGCAACCCGAACTCGTCCTCGAGGCCCAGACCTGGCTACACCGTTTGGATCGATATCAGGATGTCTGCCTCGAACGAGCGATCGCGTCACTGTTGCTCGGTCATGGGGATGCTGCAATTGCTGCCCTGACCGGCAGCCGCGAGGCGGCCGCGATTGCCACCATTCGCCAACACTCGGAAGGCGCGCAGGATTTGTTGCCCGGGTTGTGCTACTACACAGAATATTGGTTGCGGACCGAGCTGTTCCACTGTTTTCGAGATTTGCGCGGGCAGTCGATGTCGCTGCAAGACTATTTCACTGACGCACGCGTCGAGCGAGTCCTCGAAACCGTCCAGCCTGTTGCCGAGCCTCAGTCTTCCATTCTTGTGGAATCATACGCTCTCGGCGCCCGGGCGCGTTACGGTGGTGCCCAGTCTGCTGCTGTAACTGCTGGAACTGCTCGAGTGTCCGCCCGCGTCGCGACGCTCGAACGTCCCGTTGCGCGGGTAGCAGGTGGCGGCTACCTGCCCGCAAATCCAACTGGGGTTTCTCGTCCGGACGGACGATCGCGTCGAATGCGCCGGGCGCCGCTAGCACGACCTTCCGGGATGCCCGTAGCAGTTACACCTCGTGGCAGTAATAATGATGACGGCCAGGACGCGCAGGACCGTCCCACACCGCAACTAGGTCGGCAGCGCCTCACTAAACAAACAGTAATCCGGCGGCGGTTGTTGGTGTTGGGAGCGGCAGGACTGGCTAGTGTTGGAGTCATCAGTTTGTTGGCAATGGGAGCATGGCATGTAGTCCGCCAGGTGTTTGCTCGCGGGCCCGCATTGGACGGAGCGCAGTTGCAGATTGCACTCGATCGTCCGCCGCTGCCACTCCCTCCCCCTGCAGCTGAGTTGCCCGTTGACACCGGCGTGCTAGGGTCGGACGCCGCGCGGATGGTAATCCAGACGTGGTTAACGAGTAAATCCAGTGCACTCGGCTCCGAACGCGATCTGGCCGCCCTCAATCAAGCTTTGGTCGATCCGATGCTGTCTGAGTGGCAAGCGCGAGCTCAGTCCTTTGCCAATGAAGGGGCTTACCAAGAGTTCCAACACGGGATAGAGCCTGGATCCGTTCGCATCGTCGTGCAGAATAGCGATCGCGCTCAAATCGAAGCAGTTGTAAAAGAAGCGGCAAATTACTTCCGTAACGGGCAACGTGTTGCCGCCCAGTCTTACAACGATGAGTTGCGCGTGCGTTACGATGTGGTTCGCTCGGGCGGCAGCTGGCGCATTCGAGATGTCACCGAAGTCACCGTCCTCGAATAG
- the pdhA gene encoding pyruvate dehydrogenase (acetyl-transferring) E1 component subunit alpha translates to MVAERSLPTFQPTHVQVTREEGLALYEDMTLGRLFEDKCAEMYYRGKMFGFVHLYNGQEAVSTGTIGALRRGEDYVCSTYRDHVHALSCGVPPGEVMAELFGKETGCSKGRGGSMHLFSAAHKLLGGYAFVAEGIPVATGAALQFKYRRDALGDPSADGVVVCFFGDGASNNGQFFECLNMAALWKLPILYVVENNKWAIGMAHDRATSQPEIYRKASVFGMPGVEVDGMDVLAVRAAALQAIDRARAGEGPTLIEALTYRFRGHSLADPDELRSPDEKQAWLSRDPIEKLATYLLDQSLSDRDELKTIQRRVQEQVDEAVLFAESSPEPSPSELRRYIFAEDT, encoded by the coding sequence ATGGTTGCCGAACGATCTTTGCCAACATTTCAACCCACACATGTTCAAGTTACGCGTGAGGAGGGGCTAGCGCTATACGAGGACATGACACTCGGACGTTTATTTGAGGATAAATGTGCCGAGATGTACTACCGAGGGAAAATGTTCGGCTTCGTGCATCTCTACAACGGTCAAGAAGCAGTTTCGACCGGCACGATCGGCGCGCTTCGCCGCGGCGAAGACTATGTCTGCAGCACCTATCGCGACCACGTGCACGCCCTCAGCTGTGGTGTACCGCCCGGCGAGGTAATGGCCGAACTGTTTGGGAAGGAAACCGGTTGCAGTAAGGGGCGCGGCGGCTCGATGCATTTGTTTTCTGCCGCTCACAAGCTCCTCGGCGGTTACGCTTTCGTTGCCGAGGGCATTCCCGTTGCTACGGGTGCAGCATTGCAGTTCAAGTACCGCCGCGATGCTCTTGGCGATCCAAGCGCCGACGGTGTCGTGGTCTGTTTCTTCGGTGATGGTGCCTCCAACAACGGTCAGTTCTTCGAGTGTCTGAATATGGCAGCTCTCTGGAAGCTGCCAATTCTTTATGTGGTCGAAAACAATAAGTGGGCGATCGGTATGGCCCACGATCGCGCAACCTCGCAACCTGAGATTTATCGCAAAGCCAGTGTCTTTGGGATGCCCGGCGTCGAGGTGGACGGCATGGACGTACTTGCCGTGCGCGCAGCTGCTTTGCAAGCAATCGATCGCGCGCGTGCCGGCGAGGGACCGACGCTCATCGAAGCGCTGACTTACCGCTTTCGAGGACACTCCTTAGCCGATCCCGACGAGCTGCGTTCGCCAGACGAGAAGCAAGCCTGGTTGTCTCGCGACCCCATCGAGAAACTTGCCACATATTTGCTGGACCAATCCTTGAGCGATCGCGACGAGCTTAAAACCATTCAACGGCGCGTTCAAGAGCAAGTCGACGAAGCCGTCCTTTTTGCCGAGTCCAGTCCCGAGCCGAGCCCGAGCGAACTCCGACGCTACATTTTTGCCGAAGATACCTAA
- a CDS encoding DUF1815 family protein produces the protein MFQRLAHQHREFVKDLVMNLQALALVLERRGYLASCYTCGGEMNSASFMVGLGDNHLIRFLVSDYGITWTEMRDDRELMKLEGAEAIAQLQELTELTRYGQAAPTQSVTLASSRL, from the coding sequence GTGTTTCAGCGTTTGGCACACCAACACCGCGAGTTTGTGAAGGACTTGGTAATGAACCTCCAAGCTCTGGCGCTCGTGCTCGAGCGACGCGGTTACCTGGCATCCTGCTACACCTGCGGTGGCGAGATGAATAGCGCTTCTTTCATGGTTGGCTTGGGTGACAACCACTTAATTCGGTTTTTGGTCTCGGACTACGGCATTACCTGGACGGAGATGCGCGATGATCGCGAGCTGATGAAGCTTGAGGGTGCGGAGGCGATCGCGCAGCTGCAGGAGCTCACCGAACTAACACGCTACGGACAAGCCGCGCCGACGCAATCGGTGACGCTGGCATCCTCGCGTTTGTGA
- a CDS encoding CoB--CoM heterodisulfide reductase iron-sulfur subunit B family protein, translated as MPLLRYAYYPGCVAQGACRELYLSTTALADALDIELVELKQATCCGSGTFKEESQLLEDTVNARNIALAETLNLPLLTHCSTCQGVIGHVDERLKRAQVSNPAYVKRIDGWLQREGCAPYRGSTEVKHILWALVGDYGLDRLSARVTRALAGLKCAAFYGCYLLRAQDNISYDDPFHPESLENVFRATGATPIYYRGRIQCCGWPLASYAQEESFQLAGTHIQEAIAAGADCMVTPCPLCHLNLDSRQPEIAAVVGRELGLPVLHLPQLVCLALGIPPSQLGLDRHVVSTRSTLNKLGF; from the coding sequence ATGCCTTTACTTCGATATGCTTACTATCCAGGCTGCGTTGCTCAGGGTGCTTGCCGCGAGCTGTATCTATCCACAACCGCACTTGCTGATGCACTCGACATCGAACTCGTCGAACTCAAGCAAGCAACTTGTTGCGGGTCGGGCACTTTCAAGGAAGAATCGCAGTTGCTCGAAGACACGGTTAATGCGCGCAACATCGCGCTAGCCGAAACTCTGAATTTGCCCTTACTGACCCACTGCAGTACCTGTCAGGGTGTCATCGGGCACGTAGATGAACGGCTCAAGCGCGCTCAAGTCTCTAACCCGGCCTACGTCAAGCGCATCGATGGCTGGTTGCAACGCGAAGGTTGCGCGCCCTACCGCGGCAGCACCGAGGTCAAGCATATACTTTGGGCTCTGGTCGGCGACTACGGGCTCGACCGCCTGAGCGCTCGCGTGACGCGAGCGTTGGCAGGGCTCAAGTGCGCGGCATTCTACGGCTGTTATCTGCTGCGCGCGCAGGACAACATTTCATACGACGATCCGTTCCATCCCGAATCCTTAGAAAATGTTTTCAGGGCAACAGGTGCGACACCGATTTACTACCGCGGACGCATTCAGTGCTGCGGCTGGCCGCTGGCAAGTTACGCGCAGGAAGAGTCCTTCCAACTTGCGGGCACGCACATCCAAGAGGCGATCGCTGCCGGGGCGGACTGCATGGTCACCCCCTGTCCGCTCTGCCACCTCAATCTCGATTCGCGCCAACCGGAAATAGCTGCCGTTGTTGGCAGAGAGCTAGGATTGCCCGTACTGCATCTACCCCAACTGGTGTGTTTGGCACTTGGCATACCCCCCAGCCAGCTCGGACTCGACCGTCATGTGGTCTCGACTCGGTCGACACTGAATAAGCTTGGGTTCTGA
- the acpP gene encoding acyl carrier protein — protein MNQEIFEKVREIVAEQLEQDKQAITAESNFANDLGADSLDVVELVMALEEEFDVEIPDEAAEQIATVQAAVDYISDKAAASASS, from the coding sequence ATGAATCAAGAGATTTTCGAGAAAGTACGCGAGATCGTTGCCGAGCAGCTTGAACAAGACAAGCAAGCAATCACTGCCGAGTCGAACTTTGCCAACGATCTGGGTGCCGACTCTCTCGATGTCGTCGAGCTGGTGATGGCTCTGGAAGAAGAATTTGACGTCGAAATCCCCGATGAGGCTGCCGAGCAAATCGCAACCGTGCAAGCAGCAGTCGATTACATCAGCGATAAAGCAGCGGCTTCGGCGAGCAGCTAG
- the fabF gene encoding beta-ketoacyl-ACP synthase II: MAHWQRKRVVVTGMGAIAAVGNTLTEFWEGLLSGRSGIDTIASFDPSRHASRIAGEVKGFEPHDYLDRKDAKRMARFSQFAIAASKQALADAQLEICDLNAEQIGVIIGTGVGGIRVLEDQQEVYLTRGPSRCSPFMVPMMIANMAAGLTAIHTGARGPNTCPVTACAAGSNAVGDAFRLIQRGEIQAAICGGTEAAITPLTLAGFASMKALSTRNDEPQRASRPFDRDRDGFVIGEGSGILILEELEHARSRGARIYAEIVGYSMTCDAYHMTAPVPEGGGAARAMMLALKDAELQPEAIGYINAHGTSTPANDSTETKAIKTALGAAAYRVPISSTKSMTGHLLGGSGGIEAVATVMAIHTNRVPPTINLDCPEDECDLDYIPHHSRESVVDAALSNSFGFGGHNVTLAFRRYRPTAS, translated from the coding sequence ATGGCACATTGGCAGCGTAAACGAGTCGTGGTGACGGGAATGGGCGCGATCGCCGCCGTCGGCAACACCCTTACCGAGTTTTGGGAGGGGTTGCTGAGCGGTCGCAGCGGCATCGATACGATCGCGAGCTTCGACCCGTCCCGCCACGCAAGTCGCATCGCGGGTGAGGTCAAGGGCTTCGAGCCCCACGACTATCTCGACCGGAAGGACGCCAAGCGCATGGCGCGCTTTTCCCAATTTGCCATTGCCGCCAGCAAGCAGGCTCTGGCCGACGCACAGCTTGAGATTTGCGACCTCAACGCCGAGCAGATTGGGGTGATTATCGGAACGGGCGTCGGCGGCATTCGCGTGCTCGAGGATCAGCAAGAAGTGTATCTGACGCGCGGACCCAGTCGCTGCAGTCCGTTTATGGTCCCGATGATGATCGCCAACATGGCCGCCGGACTGACGGCGATTCATACGGGCGCGCGGGGACCGAACACCTGTCCGGTGACGGCTTGTGCGGCCGGCTCGAATGCCGTTGGCGATGCCTTTCGCCTAATCCAGCGCGGGGAGATTCAAGCTGCGATCTGCGGCGGGACCGAGGCGGCAATTACGCCGCTGACGTTAGCCGGTTTTGCGTCGATGAAGGCTTTGTCGACGCGTAACGACGAACCCCAGCGTGCCAGCCGTCCGTTCGATCGCGATCGCGACGGTTTTGTCATTGGCGAGGGGTCAGGCATTTTGATTCTCGAGGAGCTGGAGCACGCTCGCAGCCGCGGCGCGCGCATTTATGCCGAAATCGTCGGCTACAGCATGACTTGCGATGCTTACCACATGACCGCACCGGTCCCGGAAGGCGGCGGTGCCGCACGGGCGATGATGCTGGCTCTCAAGGATGCCGAATTGCAGCCAGAGGCGATTGGCTATATCAACGCTCACGGGACGAGTACGCCAGCCAACGACTCAACGGAGACAAAGGCGATCAAAACCGCGCTGGGCGCAGCTGCCTACCGAGTTCCGATTAGTTCTACAAAGTCGATGACCGGACACCTACTCGGTGGCTCGGGCGGTATCGAAGCCGTTGCGACCGTGATGGCAATCCACACCAATCGCGTACCGCCGACGATCAATCTCGATTGTCCTGAGGACGAGTGCGACCTCGACTATATCCCCCATCACAGCCGCGAGTCGGTTGTAGACGCGGCTTTGTCGAACTCATTTGGGTTCGGAGGGCACAACGTTACGCTGGCATTTCGCCGATACCGCCCGACTGCGTCGTAG
- the tkt gene encoding transketolase, with translation MVATTQSLEELCINAIRFLAIDAVEKAKSGHPGLPMGAAPMAFVLWDRFLRFNPKNPKWFDRDRFVLSAGHGCMLQYALMYLTGYDTVSLEDIKQFRQWESQTPGHPENFITEGVEVTTGPLGQGICNAVGLAMAEAHLAARFNKPNCKIVDHYTYAILGDGCNMEGISGEACSLAGHLGLGKLIALYDDNHISIDGSTDLAFTEDVGKRFEAYGWQVLHVENGNTDLPAIEQAIATAKAENDKPTLIKVTTTIGYGSPNKANSHDVHGAALGADEVQATRENLGWSHPPFEIPEDVLSHFREAVDRGASAETEWSQLWVRYQSEYAEDAAVLGGMMQGKLPEGWDKALPTYTPDDKADATRNQSGATLNAIAGVLPGLIGGSADLAPSNKTLLKGFGDFQKGQYENRNLRFGVREHGMGAICNGIALHGPELIPYGATFLVFTDYMRGAIRLSALSHAGVIWVMTHDSVGLGEDGPTHQPVEHVASLRVIPQLTVMRPADGNETSAAYKVAVENRKVPTLLALSRQKLPNLAGSSIEKAVKGGYVLSDSDGTPELILIGTGSEVSLCVEAAEQLRASGIQVRVVSLPSWELFDAQDEAYRESVLPKAVTKRVAVEAGSSFGWYRYVGAEGAVIGVDEFGASAPGDLVMEKYGFTVERVLKTAKAVLS, from the coding sequence ATGGTCGCTACTACCCAATCGCTGGAAGAACTTTGCATCAATGCCATCCGCTTTCTCGCCATCGATGCGGTAGAGAAAGCGAAGTCGGGTCACCCTGGACTACCGATGGGTGCGGCACCGATGGCATTCGTGTTGTGGGACCGTTTTCTGCGGTTTAATCCCAAGAACCCGAAGTGGTTCGATCGCGATCGCTTTGTGCTCTCGGCGGGCCACGGCTGCATGTTGCAGTACGCGCTGATGTATTTAACCGGTTACGACACCGTCTCCCTTGAAGACATCAAACAATTTCGCCAGTGGGAGTCACAAACGCCGGGACATCCAGAGAACTTTATTACTGAAGGCGTAGAAGTTACGACCGGACCGTTGGGACAGGGAATTTGCAACGCGGTCGGTCTGGCAATGGCCGAAGCCCATCTAGCTGCGCGGTTCAACAAGCCCAATTGCAAGATCGTCGACCACTACACGTACGCGATCCTCGGCGACGGTTGCAATATGGAAGGGATCTCGGGTGAGGCTTGCTCCTTGGCCGGCCACCTGGGGTTGGGCAAGCTGATTGCGCTCTACGATGACAACCACATTTCTATTGACGGTTCCACAGATCTAGCATTTACCGAAGACGTGGGCAAGCGCTTTGAAGCCTACGGCTGGCAAGTGCTGCACGTTGAGAACGGCAACACCGACTTGCCGGCCATCGAGCAGGCGATCGCGACGGCTAAGGCCGAAAATGATAAGCCCACCTTGATCAAAGTAACCACGACGATCGGCTACGGCTCGCCGAACAAAGCTAATTCTCACGACGTTCACGGTGCTGCATTGGGTGCGGATGAAGTACAGGCAACCCGCGAAAACCTCGGCTGGAGTCACCCGCCCTTCGAGATTCCCGAGGATGTACTGAGTCACTTCCGCGAAGCCGTCGACCGCGGTGCGAGTGCAGAAACGGAGTGGAGCCAGCTGTGGGTGCGCTATCAGTCCGAGTATGCAGAGGATGCGGCAGTTCTCGGTGGAATGATGCAGGGTAAGCTTCCCGAAGGGTGGGACAAAGCCCTGCCAACCTATACGCCAGACGATAAAGCTGACGCCACGCGCAACCAATCCGGCGCAACTCTAAACGCGATTGCTGGCGTGCTGCCGGGGCTGATTGGCGGTTCGGCAGACTTGGCACCCTCCAATAAGACGTTGCTCAAGGGGTTCGGTGACTTCCAGAAGGGACAGTACGAGAACCGCAACCTGCGCTTTGGGGTTCGCGAGCACGGTATGGGTGCAATCTGCAATGGCATTGCGCTGCACGGTCCGGAGCTTATTCCTTACGGTGCAACCTTCTTAGTCTTTACCGATTACATGCGGGGTGCAATTCGCCTGTCGGCACTGTCCCATGCCGGTGTAATTTGGGTGATGACCCACGACTCGGTCGGCTTGGGCGAGGACGGTCCGACGCACCAACCCGTCGAGCACGTTGCTTCGCTGCGCGTCATTCCCCAACTAACCGTGATGCGCCCGGCAGACGGTAACGAAACGTCCGCAGCGTACAAGGTGGCTGTTGAGAACCGCAAGGTACCGACGTTGCTGGCGCTGTCGCGACAAAAGTTGCCGAACTTGGCAGGGTCGTCAATCGAGAAAGCGGTCAAAGGCGGTTACGTGCTCTCCGATAGCGACGGAACGCCCGAGCTGATCTTGATCGGTACCGGCAGTGAAGTTTCGCTCTGCGTAGAGGCTGCCGAGCAGTTGCGCGCCAGCGGAATCCAGGTACGCGTGGTTTCTTTGCCCAGCTGGGAGCTGTTCGACGCTCAGGACGAAGCGTATCGCGAGTCCGTTCTGCCGAAGGCCGTGACCAAGCGCGTGGCCGTCGAAGCCGGTTCTTCATTCGGCTGGTACCGTTACGTGGGTGCAGAAGGCGCCGTCATCGGTGTCGATGAGTTTGGTGCTTCGGCTCCGGGCGATCTCGTCATGGAGAAGTACGGCTTTACGGTCGAGCGCGTTCTGAAAACGGCAAAGGCAGTCCTCAGCTAA
- the thiS gene encoding sulfur carrier protein ThiS — translation MTEATLYLNGTATACIPGTSLVDFLARSGFNPRLVAVEYNGEILHRHHWGRTQLQPDDHLEVVTIVGGGKGEQLYF, via the coding sequence ATGACTGAAGCAACGTTATACCTCAATGGCACGGCCACTGCCTGCATACCCGGCACCTCCCTCGTGGACTTCCTCGCGCGCTCTGGCTTCAACCCGCGCTTAGTTGCCGTCGAATACAATGGCGAAATCTTGCACCGCCATCATTGGGGACGCACGCAGCTGCAGCCTGACGATCACCTTGAAGTCGTTACGATCGTCGGCGGTGGCAAGGGCGAGCAACTGTACTTCTAG
- a CDS encoding thiamine phosphate synthase — translation MSGAPPSDSFARSPELAVRRILDANLDRAREGLRVVEDWCRFGLDDRELAGECKDLRQELARWHAPEWRAARDTPGDRGTELTHVGETQRADIAQLLQANLCRVEEALRVLEEFGKLNAPDLGAACKQLRYRAYALDSRLLPYRRHQQLRAATLYLITTPTDDLATSVEAALQSGVTLVQYRDKDSTDRSRLEQARQLRDLCHRHNALFIINDRVDLALSVDADGVHLGQQDLPIAVARRLLGPQRLIGCSTTNPEELARALAEGADYLGVGPVFATPTKPGKAPAGFDYVRHAAARCSRPWFAIGGIDASNVGEVVRAGARQVAVVRAIVAADRPADATRALLSQLPPVTPSKLI, via the coding sequence GTGTCAGGTGCCCCGCCGTCGGATTCATTTGCCCGTTCGCCCGAACTTGCTGTTCGTCGCATTCTCGATGCCAATCTCGATCGGGCCCGCGAAGGGCTGCGTGTTGTTGAGGACTGGTGCCGCTTCGGCCTTGACGATCGCGAACTTGCTGGCGAGTGCAAAGACCTACGCCAAGAGCTAGCGCGTTGGCACGCTCCCGAATGGCGAGCTGCTCGCGATACGCCGGGCGATCGCGGGACCGAATTAACTCACGTCGGAGAAACCCAGCGTGCCGATATCGCTCAGCTGTTGCAAGCCAATCTTTGCCGCGTGGAGGAAGCTTTACGCGTTTTGGAAGAGTTTGGCAAGCTGAACGCGCCCGATCTAGGTGCGGCCTGCAAACAACTGCGCTACCGCGCCTACGCACTCGATTCCCGCCTGTTACCCTATCGTCGCCACCAGCAGTTGCGCGCAGCTACCCTCTATCTCATCACCACACCAACCGACGATCTCGCAACTAGCGTTGAAGCAGCATTGCAGAGCGGCGTTACCCTTGTTCAGTACCGCGACAAAGACTCCACCGATCGGTCGCGCCTAGAACAAGCCCGGCAGCTACGCGACCTCTGCCATCGACACAACGCGCTGTTCATCATCAACGATCGCGTCGATCTTGCCTTGTCAGTCGATGCCGACGGCGTTCACCTCGGACAACAGGACCTACCGATTGCTGTTGCGCGGCGCTTGTTGGGGCCGCAGCGTCTCATCGGTTGTTCGACCACCAACCCCGAAGAACTCGCTCGCGCCCTTGCCGAGGGTGCAGATTATCTTGGCGTTGGTCCGGTCTTCGCGACGCCAACCAAACCCGGCAAAGCTCCTGCCGGGTTCGACTACGTTCGCCATGCTGCCGCTCGCTGCTCGCGCCCCTGGTTCGCAATCGGAGGTATCGACGCGAGTAATGTAGGTGAGGTCGTGCGAGCCGGCGCCCGCCAAGTGGCCGTCGTCCGCGCGATCGTGGCTGCCGATCGACCGGCCGATGCCACTCGCGCCCTATTGTCACAACTGCCCCCGGTAACTCCCTCCAAACTCATCTAA
- a CDS encoding nucleoside deaminase, with translation MQSDLHRPKPELMEAAIAQSQIALSLGEGGPFGAVVVRNGEIVARGHNEVIGTNDPSAHAEIVAIRRACHVLQTFHLNGCELYTSCEPCPMCWAAINWAQLDRVYYGNDQYDAAAIGFSDRFLYEELNRPPQERRIPMQQFMAAEAKAAFQTWERLENRVEY, from the coding sequence ATGCAATCCGACTTACATCGCCCCAAACCAGAACTGATGGAAGCGGCGATCGCTCAATCCCAGATAGCTCTGAGTTTGGGGGAGGGCGGACCCTTCGGAGCGGTGGTCGTCCGCAATGGCGAGATCGTCGCTCGCGGGCACAACGAGGTAATCGGGACTAACGACCCCAGTGCCCATGCCGAGATAGTTGCTATTCGGCGTGCCTGTCATGTTCTGCAAACCTTTCACCTGAACGGTTGCGAACTTTATACCAGTTGCGAGCCATGCCCCATGTGCTGGGCTGCCATTAACTGGGCTCAGCTCGATCGCGTTTACTACGGCAACGACCAGTACGATGCCGCTGCGATCGGTTTCAGCGATCGCTTCCTCTACGAAGAACTCAATCGACCGCCCCAAGAGCGACGGATTCCCATGCAGCAATTTATGGCTGCTGAGGCTAAAGCTGCATTTCAGACCTGGGAGCGTCTTGAAAATAGAGTCGAGTATTGA